The following are from one region of the Falco cherrug isolate bFalChe1 chromosome 19, bFalChe1.pri, whole genome shotgun sequence genome:
- the CCDC65 gene encoding dynein regulatory complex subunit 2, whose product MPGKRGPQGAAPIAAEDAILLLQSQALAEEEAAKKKGKMLTRFLKDKLAKEEHSSTLNLRKLNTQWRAVLREAKAKELHQDIEILSQTFTRVMDCKDSVIESLAKDLEEAEEQHAHALRGHLHNIDCLLELQRCRLMCLEEGYNAQLEALKMEFEAERRTILEQHEQENCHLRDVALAVEQNHAKNTHEALLNFQSARDDIKNKSLQEKQYSRVQLGGRLEVLWEQFQKAMQSYTEATKHQKIAFEALKQKDEKNSREIEMQAKKLQKLQDLVTATKSRIAAHLRESEEQNRRMREEKERVLGQLQELRRELSRARAKAHSSLARLAVQSGTALKVLARVVRKAERILRLAEMCRRLETEEEKVLPFYSSSLAEGEQRDTRQILEETPAEPLAQAMRDYVGLERFWQRFNKVKLEEKALEREQVVLSQKNQHLRELLRQYLAGISASEEVLGEPNPFLAVERKSCIPRDLPHPEGGCAQGHQGAAPPDSPSGGDPGWDPIHGSASTS is encoded by the exons ATGCCAGGGAAGCGCGGCCCGCAGGGGGCAGCCCCCATAGCGGCAGAGGATGCtatcctgctgctgcagagccaagcGCTGGCTGAGGAGGAGGCGGCCAAGAAGAAGGGGAAGATGCTCACCCGATTCCTGAAG gacaAGCTGGCCAAGGaggagcacagcagcaccctGAACCTCCGCAAGCTCAACACACAGTGGCGGGCGGTGCTGCGGGAGGCCAAGGCCAAAGAGCTGCACCAGGACATTGAGATACTCAGCCAGACCTTCACACGGGTGATGGACTGCAAGGACAGCGTCATCGAG TCCCTGGCCAAAGAcctggaggaggcagaggagcagcacgCCCATGCCCTGCGCGGCCACCTGCACAACATTGACTGCCTGCTGGAGCTCCAGCGCTGCCGCCTGATGTGCCTGGAGGAGGGGTACAATGCCCAGCTGGAGGCCCTGAAGATGGAGTTTGAGGCGGAGAG GAGGACCATCCTTGAGCAGCACGAGCAAGAAAACTGCCACCTGCGGGATGTGGCGCTGGCTGTGGAGCAGAATCACGCCAAGAACACCCACGAGGCCCTGCTGAATTTCCAGAGCGCCCGAGATGACATCAAAAACAAG AGCCTGCAGGAGAAGCAATACAGCCGCGTGCAGCTGGGTGGGAGGTTGGAGGTGCTCTGGGAGCAGTTCCAGAAGGCCATGCAGAGCTACACGGAGGCCACCAAGCACCAGAAGATTGCTTTTGAGGCGCTGAAGCAGAAGGATGAGAAGAACTCCAGGGAGATAGAGATGCAGGCAAAGAAGCTGCAAAAGCTCCAG GACTTGGTCACAGCCACCAAAAGCCGGATCGCGGCTCATCTCCGGGAGAGTGAGGAGCAGAACCGGCGCATgcgggaggagaaggaaagggtcCTCGGGCAGCTCCAGGAGCTCCGGAGGGAGCTGAGCCGGGCCAGGGCTAAGGCACACAGTAGCCTGGCCAGGCTCGCCGTGCAGAGCGGCACTGCCCTGAAGGTGCTGGCGCGGGTGGTGAGGAAG gctgagcgCATCCTTCGGCTGGCTGAGATGTGCCGCAGGCTGGAGACggaggaggagaaggtgctGCCGTTCTACTCGTCCTCGCTGGCGGAGGGGGAGCAGCGGGACACCCGGCAAATCCTGGAGGAGACGCCCGCAGAACCCCTGGCTCAG GCCATGCGGGACTACGTGGGGCTGGAGCGCTTCTGGCAGCGGTTCAACAAGGtgaagctggaggagaaggcGCTGGAACGGGAGCAGGTGGTGCTGAGCCAGAAGAACCAACATCTGCGGGAGCTGCTCCGGCAGTACCTGGCAGGGATCTCTGCCAGCGAGGAGGTGCTGGGTGAGCCCAACCCCTTCCTCGCCGTTGAGCGCAAGAGCTGCATCCCCAGGGACTTGCCCCATCCAGAGGGGGGCTGTGCACAAGGTCATCAGGGTGCTGCACCCCCCGACAGCCCCTCGGGAGGGGATCCCGGCTGGGACCCCATCCACGGCTCCGCCAGCACCAGCTGA